The nucleotide window AGCTGTAAACGGGCCAGGAGTAAATTCATGCTGGAGATGAGGAAGAGGTGGTATAATCAGTGCATTTGACACAAGGTCTTGTCCGGAGGGTGGGAAAGTGAGGAAGATGAGGTGTGAGCTGAGGATAACTTCCCAATATAGTAAGAGACAGAGCACCTGTTacttgaagagaaaaaacactatttttaaaagtactatTTTAACTAGCTATCAGTATTCCATCTAGCCACCAGTTAAGATGCTTAAAAAGGACATTTCAGAACAAATGTTGTCATGTACCTAACTTTAGAATCTCACATTCTACATaacaggaaaaagcagaacCACATGATTAGGAAACTTAAAAGCTATTAAGCAGCcacaaagaaaaatagcaaCATGTTCTTTTGCTGAAGCCTACTTTGAGAAGATATTTTGTGTGGTATATGTTATGGCTGTTGCAAAGTCCCTAAAAACTACCTTGAACTTTTCCTATCTGCCTCCAGAAAAAGACATAAACACAAATACTTTCTGTAGATATTGCTTCTTGAGTAGCCCTATccccttcagaaaaaaaaagaaaaaaaaaaaagaaaagaaaaaaaaaaaacgaaaaaaagaaaataagaaaaaaagaggaagagcaCTTGCAAGTCATCATGAattcacaaaaggaaaataacaaaagatAACAAAAGATAAAAGCATGGTATATTCAAAGTATGACACACAAATAGAGTGAATAGAGTGAAACAGAAACTTATagagaaagaataaaactgTGGCAAGAGAATAAAGCATTAGTTTTTGTGGCTGGAGATGCAGTCAATTATCTTCAGGAGATAAAATAGTTCTTATTCCAACTACTTGCTCTTTCCAGTCTAGACTCTTAACTCCACAGCTTCCAACTACTTTCAAACCCCAATCCTCCTTTCATTAATAATTACATACAAGTAACTCAACAGAACCTATAGAGTCAGATTTCCACAGTCAGTGTGCACAGAAGGCTGAAGTGTCAGAAATAGAAGTGATACATGGCTCCAATAATGATACATGGCTATGATCGTCCTTGCCTACTGCTCATTATTGCCAGAAGAAACTTGTTGATAGAACATGTTGGTTAATTCTTCACATATTCCTAATAAGTTATTATTGTGGTTTAACAGCAAACGTCCTCTCATTCACTCCCTCCCAGTGGGTTTGGGCAAAGAATCAGAAGAGCAAAAGTTAGAAAACCTATGCATAAAGACAGCGTAACTGGTGAAGGAAGAGCCAtgcatgcaagcaaagcaaaacaaggaatttctTCACCAGTTCCCATGGGCAGCaatctccaggaaagcagggctccatcacatgTAACCATTACTTGGGAAGGCAAATGCCATCACCCTAGAGGTCCCccactttcttcttcttcccccagctctaCATCTGGTGAGCATACCAAGCAGTATGGGATATCCCtgtggtcagttggggtcagctgtcccagctgaatcctctcccagctccttgtgcatccccagcttcctcaaTATTGCAGTGggctgagaagcagaaaaggccttggctcttTGCAAGCACTGCCAAGCAGAAAcaaacatccctgtgttatcaacactgtttacagcacaaatccaaaacacagccccataccagctACTGTGAGGACAAATAACactaccccagccaaaaccagtaCAGCTACAGCTTTGAGCCAGGACCTGTTACCAGCCTATTACAATAGTTTATCAAgtctaataaaaatatatatattttaaaagcatacaGGCCTTTCTTGCTTATGTCACACCTGCAACAACTTCAATaacatgtattttttctttcaggttccAAATTGTACGTAGAATTCTAGGCTTAGAGCACTAGTTCTCTATAAATACTAGGCACAGAGTCAAATTCATGACTTGTGTCCATAAGGTAAAAATATATGAAGGATAATTGCAGGACATTATGAAATGCTCAGCACATGTGAGCTGAGCATTTAAGTTCCTTATTATTGCTCTGTATAGTTGGAGAGATCTTAGAAAGACTTGCATTGCTGTCAAGAAAATCCTTAGTGTATatttacatcttttttttttttctcagcagctgCACAATACTATTGAGAAATAGTTTAAAATTACTCTAATGTGACCACATGATAACCACATCTTTTAGCATCTTATGCAAAATCTGTGGAAGGCAACAGAAACTAGAAAACTCTTTTGTTCAGTTATCATGAATCAAGGCCTTAGTTAATTTCAAATTGCTATTGAAATACCAtagcttttcctctctctgaaAGTCCAGAATAATCTCTCCATAATTTCTCCAAGCACTTGAAATTTGACACAGACATCTCTTACGTAGGTGGCTGTTCTTTTCTACATCTTTAGGCACTTGGAAATACACATCTCTCCCCTCTGGGCTGGTAAGCAGAACTTCTTGTGGATATAGAACAAGAAGGCTTCCAGCTTGATTTTCCACAAGactgagaaataatttctgtttttcaaggaaaatgagATAACTATCCTATGACATTTATTGCACGTGCCCTTGGTTTTGTATTTCTAGAGACAGATGTGAGATAAAAGTAAGTTTTTACAAGGATTGTTCAGAACTGAAATTCAGAACTTATTGTTCAGAGTTTAGCAGTGCCATGGACCTCTCTTGGGAGTTTGCACGACTTGATACTTTCACCTGCCTATGTGGCTGCCTCACCACACTGTGCCACTGTCTAAACTGCTCATTACTCCTTTCTTGAGTCTCCACAGGTTACAATATGGCACTTAAACTACCCAtgatattttgaagaaaatatggCTTGTGGTTGCCAGGGTGAGTACAAGGGGAAGTTAAATGTTACCAGAGCAAGAGACAGGGAGAGATAatggggaaaaggagcaggaagaggaTGGCTGAGACAAGAGTGAACCATTATAGCCTCATGCAGTACTGCTCTTCTGAAAAAGTTCCTAATTTCAGTTCCCATTTTGATCAgagtggaaaaagaaaggaaggctGCCAGCCTGGAAAGGGAGACAGAGTCAAGGAACAGGATGGCAAGCACAAAGGGTAGTAGCTATAACCaaaggatttttaaatatacGCAGCAAGATGGCGAGTCCAAATGCATCactcagcacagcaggctggagAGAATCAAAATTCTTGAATATCATGTGACAACAGCTTGTATACCTCTCCCCAAATCCAAGTTCATAGGTAGCATGTTATGCTGTTTGTAATATAACCAAATTCTGAGAGGACTGAGCtcctctgctggagctggctgctcaGTGAAGCTGCAGGTCAGCGTCTGCACTGACACCACCTCAGCCTTTTGGAACCCAGGCAGGCACTTGCCCTGCATCTGGCAGCTCCTCATTTCCCAGCACTCTTGTTACACCACTCACTCAGCCTCAAGTGCACTAGAAGTACTTTTAGCACAGGACTGCAATCCTTGTCTTAAATATGTCATTCCCTATGGCTGTATGCCAGGGTGCTCAATGAACATAACACCAAAGGAAAATGCAGAGCTTAAGAAATTAGTTACTGCTTCTAGGAATATGGACAGACAGGTGGAACGGGTGTAGTAGTACCAACAGCATGCAGAATGCCCACATGAACGCTGAGCTCACACTGTGCAATGAAGCAGACAGGATCATACACTTTCATTCATTATTAGACAAAAATAACAGACTCCTACAAGGCTATACCAACATTTCCACACAGAGTTCAGTGCCAATTAAAACCTTCTCTCTACAGGTACATAACTTTTATCTCagcacagctttgttttcttgcaaCTCTTCtgggaaaactgctttttagAGTTCTGCTGGTAGCATATTAGACTATACTTTGACTGTTATTATCCTTTTCACCATAATACAGAGCTTTTAGATGTGCATACTTCCACCTCCTGGGCTGAACGGATATATCACTTCCTGGAGATACTGAGGAGTGTCAGGCTGCATACAGACTTCTTACCCTTTCAAGACCTTTAGGGGAGATAATGGTATATTGTTCCACTCAGTACAAAAACTACTCTATAGATTAGGTGCCTTTGGAGCTTTTCAAGGGCAGAAGAAGATTAAGTGATGGGTGGATATAGGGAAAAACATTCTCCCCCgaaaagatggggaaaaaatgggcaGTATTATTTGTGTGTGCTTGCACACTTTCTGAGCAGTACAAAGGAAATTACATGTTCCCACTTCttgtggaggaaggagggaagaagcCATGTCTCACAGGAGCTGTTAAATTAGCATATCTGTGTTGGGACTGCAGTGGTTGCAAAAAAGGGATATTGCAACAGGAGTTGCAGTTCAGAATTTCAAGCAATATATGGCAGCATTGGAGGTGCTAAATTCTGCCAATCTCAGAGGCTGCTCGTGTTAGTAGTGGGCAGTGTCATTCCTACCCGCTTTGTCCTTGGTAGCTCAGCTTGCAAGGAGAGGACAGCCCCCATATTGTGCTTCTCTCTCCATGACTTGCTCAGATGTTGGCTTCTGCCCTTTTCTAGATCTCTTTAGTGTAAATGTACGTGTCTGCCTCAGAGACGACAGAAGCTGTGTCTCACAGCTGGAGCCTGGaagtgctgcagcccccagccaggcCTTTCCCCTGAGAGGGGTACGTGGGGTGGCACTGAGACAGTCGAGCAGGTTCCActttcccctctgccctcctctGCCCTGAAAAGCTCCAGTGAGTGGCTTTGTGCACAGTGTCTCTTCCCTGGCTGTATTTAGCCTACATCCTGCTGCTTGGCAACACCAGGAAAACCAAGGAAGAACATATGGTGGAAAAGGTGACTGGCAATGCCAGTGACCGATGTGTTTGATTACACTAAACACAAAGCATGGCTCTCAGTACTTGTCACCTATTTCTCTTATATTTTGTCCCTATTTTACAAAGATGGTGATGTGTGGAGTACCAAGAGCCAAGTcatccagcctggagcagctgggatggacaAAGCCCTGTGTCAGACTGGCAGCACCCGAGCAAGGAACACGTTGCAGTGCGGTGGCCGCGCTGCACTCGCCATCAGCTGAATCCTGTGCGTGTGTGACAGGAACAGGGGTGAGCAGCCGCACTTAGGAGGATTCCAATCGACAGCTCGGTGGTGTGCCCCGCTGGCAGAGGGGATTCAGGGTGTTTTCCCCATGCTCCCATCTCTTGGCCATCAGAGACAGGGACGGTGCCGGGTGAGGCCAGACTGCTTTGGCAGCACCAGGTGCACTTCCCGCCCTAGGGAAGCAGCCCAGGTGACCCCTGGCTGGTGATCCACCCCAAGgtggctcctctccagctgtcACAGCTGGTTTTCTCCCCAGAGGCTGCTCCCCCAAACCAAATGGACACTTTAAGCACTTAAAagtattggggttttttttttcattcaaagaATGGTGTTCCTTTTAATGGAACCTCTTGGGTGATAGTTTACTTCGAAGTTTTAATTTGCATCATTCTTTCCCTGGAAAATAGCAAATCGACTTTCTTGTGAGGCTTTATTTAATCCTCATTGAGGAAGGGCCTCTGCTGTGACTGCTGGGGTCAGCCACTGATAACAGCAGCGGTATCTCCTATAAAGTATTTGTTTGACAAAGCCAGTTTGCAGTTATTGCTTACAGCTATTCAGTTTCAtcctttaatttctgtttcaaaccACTTCCCAGCTCTCGGTTCCAAACCTACACAgatctcccagccctgtggaCACGCGGCGGGCGAGCCGAACATCAGGCACCGCGGCGGGCAgccccggcgggcgggcgcACGCACGCGCGCGGGCCGGGGTCCTGCGGCGCTATAAGAGCGCGCGTTGGCGGGCCCGCCCCCTCTCTGTGCAGCGGCGCGCGGCGGTGCCGGGTGAGTGTCCGCGATGGCGCCGGGGCCCGGCCTGGCGGGATCCCCCCGGCCCTCGGGGCATCGCGGCGGGagcgggccgggcgggggccCCGGGGCGGCCGGCGCCGCTCACCGGGGCGGCCTGTGTCTGTATTTGCAGTAGGAACCCAGGCGGGGACCGCACCCACCGAGAGCGCCATGGCCGAGGAAGGGTGAGCAGGGCCGGGGCCGTcgggggcggcgggcggaggGGCCGGGTCGCTCCGCTGCGCGTCAGGCtggggagctctgtgtgtgccgTGCGTGCAGGCCCCGGCGCGGTGCTGCTGCGTGCTTCTGCAGGCCGCAGGCCGGGAGATGGGCGCGGGGTCCGCCTGGCAGCGCCGCTGTGTGCATGGCGTGCTCTCCTCCCGAAGGAGCATGGTAACAGCATGGCCCGGTGGCTCGCCAGGAGGATTTGATGCCTTATCTTCTTTCAAGTTCGTCCTTCGTCAGTTCTTCGTTTAGCTTTGTTATTTtaacttgcttttcttctgtacCTTTTTTAATGGCCGGATGCTTGCAGGTGAACGGGAAGCTTTTGCTTTTAGTCGAGTTGTTGGCACGATCAGAACATTGTGTGTCTTCTCTTTAGCATTACTGCTGGAGGTGTAATGGATGTTAACACCGCTCTGCAAGAAGTGCTGAAGACCGCACTTATCCACGATGGCCTTGCTCGCGGTATCCGTGAGGCAGCCAAAGCCTTGGACAAGTAAGTGTGGTGTCAccagtttttctgctgtgactAGTAAAACTGGGTGAGACCTTGTGGTGAGGTGTGCTGGACACGTGCAGTGGCCATTTTGTCTAGGTGTTCAGTTTAAAAATTACGCAAGACTATAGTTTTCTGCCactaatttttggtttttttagctTCTGGTTTGGGCCCTTAAAATAGAGTCTTAAAATACAGAAGCTAAACTTGATGATTCAAGAGCAGCTGGATCTGGTGTATTATGTTCTGTCATTTTGAGGCCCCGTTCCCATCAAATGCTCGTGTGGGTGTATGGgttttgtgaagaaaatgaaattatgctTCCTGTATGTAGctatgaaaatgaaaatctggGTCTCAAGAACCTTACGTTTTAAGAAGTAATAAAATACTCTcaaaattttgatattttaatcaGGTTAATACATATTTCAGACATTTCctggaagattttatttttatgaacaGTATTTAAATACTTGGCTTTCTTAGACTTTTTTTGTACGTTGCAACAGTAAATAAATTGTCAAGGTGCAGTATTGGAACAATATTGAACTTATGGCCCAGTCATTGGGTAATTAGTTATGGTCTTCTGTAGGGCCAAGTAGCtatacatgtatatatttatatatgtaaagGTATACATACACACCTGTATGTGTGTTTGTATGCAAATCCATATTTGCCTTGCCAGAAAAATATCTGCTTAAATGTAAAGCTGCAGCGTTTGGGTGATGACTTCACAGTTAGTCGGATACCCCTACACTCGTTCTGTGAGTGATAACTGCTGTCTGACAAACCTGTATGCGCAAACCTCTGGGACAAGGCACTGAACAAGGGCAGAGAAATGCAACTTGGGTGACTGACAGCCAGTTTAGGTGAGTTTTTCTGGGTTCAGCAACAGCTTTAGAAGCTGTGTGTTAAAAGGATGATGTGTGTGTGAGGTTTGTACACATTTGTGTGTGATGGTTCCTGCTTGAAAACGTTTCTGGCATTCTGGTGACACTCCTGATGAAGGTCTTTTTAGGGAAAACTGACTGCTTGCAGAGGTCACATTGCATTAGGTTAAGCATAGAAGACCTACTCAGCTCTCTCTGTTGTCAGGTATCCCTTTGGTATCTTAACATTGTACCACAATATACAAAGATCCTAATTAGAATTGGGGCCCTGTCATAACAGCTTCTGTGAACGTAAGTAGAAAAGATTGCTCTAAAGAACTTGTAACACCTTGAGAACTTGTAACGACATGAGAATAAAAGCTTCTAGTAATTGCAGTTCCAATGTTAAATTACTGTAATCTGTGATAAATAAGAAAAAGTGACTTAGTTACTTTGTAATTATGACAGTTCTATAGGGCACCTGGTGTTTATCCAGTCATCAGACATTTTTCCATTGGCTGAGAATTTACTTAGTGCGATTTTTAGAAGCTTTCGAAACAGGAATAAAATCTGAGGTTAAAGCTAACAATATATGAATAGTCTGTAATGTATATATGAGAAACATTAAAAGTGACAAATCACATCAAAAGTATTCTTAGTATTTCAGAAGCTTGTGGTGTCTCATAACCAAAAGTTATAAGTTACAAAGTGGTTCTCTAGAAATGCATGTGTTGAATTcaataatttttggttttgattatCAAGAAACTTAAGTTAGTGTCTGAAGTAACATCTGGtctcatttgtttttttagaCGCCAAGCCCATCTCTGTGTTCTGGCTTCAAACTGTGATGAACCCACATATGTAAAATTAGTTGAAGCACTCTGTGCAGAACATCAGATCAACTTAATAAAGGTGAGTGTCAAGTTGAGACAAAAGTGTGGAACAGTTATGCTGCTTGTTTCAGCATGTGGAGTGCTGAACCTTTAGAACACTGCTGTAATTCTGTGTACCTGGGCAGAACTTCCCTTAGCAGCAGATTGTTCTAGTTCtgtgttgttgctgttttcccACAGTACAAAACCTGTGGATGTAAGTCGCAGGGGATGCGGACCAGTTATTTTGCACAGTTAAAGTGAATTCTGGTGTCCTGTATAATAAATGCAATTACTGCTGGGagtgggaggcaggaggggcaTTCTGTTGGCTCCAGGGAAGCTCAGGCTGTACGATGATGATACTTTGGCTCCCTCTGCTGATGCCTGTGAGGAAAGCAGCCATCCGTTACCCAATGCTTCTGACAGTACAGCAGCTTCTGGGCTGGAGCCAGGTGTGCCAGAAATGGCAAGTTCTAATGTGCTGTGATGCTCTGCACAGGTTGATGACAACAAGAAGCTGGGCGAATGGGTGGGTCTCTGCAAGATCgacagagaaggaaaacctCGCAAAGTGGTGGGCTGCAGTTGTGTGGTTGTCAAAGTAAGATTTCTAATTATGTCTTATTTCTTGACTTCTAAAATATGTTTCATAGTCCCTGTCATGTTTATTTATTCACCTACATTTTGTGAGTTGATGGTTGTGTCCTCGAAGTATCTGTGCTTACCTGCCAATAATCATTAAAAGGAAAGGCTGCCTAGAAGATAGGAAGctttgcttcagaaaaaaatgccagtTTAGTGTGTCTGCTCaacttaaaaatgttttgcagaGCTTATTTCACAATAACACTGGCAAAGTAAAGCCACAGTACGAGCCTTGAAGACTTTGTGGTCTCTGAGGTCCCAAGAGATGGCTACATCTTCACAATCAAGATTAGTGCCTTCTGCATGCATCTTCATAGTTTCACTACGTTTCTGCATATTTTACTTGAGTTTCtttaagcagaaaatattttgtttgcgTCCCTGTCAATGGGTGTTATATTTGACTGAAATAGAATAGTACTTTATTATAACAATCTTATAAAGGAACAAGGGAAAAGCTGGCAAATTGCTTGAGCTTACTTGTGTGGAATTTTGAGAATTGTGAAAAAGTGCCAGAATCTCACTTGTGCATGTGAAAAACAGTTTGTAAAATTTAGGGTGGGTCTGTATGTTAATAATGGGTTGTTTTCTCTTACAGGACTATGGCAAGGAATCTCAGGCCAAAGATGTCATCGAAGAATACTTCAAGTGCAAGAAATGAATGACAAATAAATTTTGAACCAGTCTAGTGTACGTGTGATTAATGATCTGGTGTCTGTGGAATAGTTATTTGAGTTGCAAAGGATAACGTCAGAAGATGAAAAACTTGGCAAATGTTGGTGTAGTTAATTAGTATTTTCATTGTGTCAGTTTACTGAAAAGATCATGGAAATCCCTGCCATTCCTGTTTTAGGTAATTCTGTTTCCTATTCCTACCCCAGAAGTTGCCAACTAGAACATGGCATGAATTCAAGTTGCAGTAATGCAGACAGTTAAATAGTATCCTTGCTTAGTAGTGCTTTGGTCTGTATTTCTAGGATTCTGAGTAACTTGTGTGAAGTGTTGCTGCCTCTGTGATAAAAATTTGGGTCCCTCTGCTGATAAAAATAAGGAGAATAGACTTAACTGTTTCCCAGGTCTTCAGAGATGTTGCAAGATTTCCATAAATCCTTTCTTAATTTATCCAGGGAACTTAGTGGACATGAGATGTCCTCTGCCTCAAATTGTGGGTGATAGTGTCTTCTGACTAGTATTGTCAGGCATTTGTAGATCTGATTCTCCAGTTCTCAGTAGGTAGGGTAGCCAAATAGTTGAATTCTCGCTCAGATGAGACAGTTAAACTGCTGACTTGCCCAGTGTTTTGGTTCCTGTAGTAGTTAATTGGTCAGAACTTGtgtttttgtctggtttttggAAGCAAGGGATTCAGACTATGATTTGTTCTCCTGCAAGTTGTTTCAGGTGCAGAGTAGCTCTTGAGTGA belongs to Oenanthe melanoleuca isolate GR-GAL-2019-014 chromosome 3, OMel1.0, whole genome shotgun sequence and includes:
- the RPS12 gene encoding 40S ribosomal protein S12 — encoded protein: MAEEGITAGGVMDVNTALQEVLKTALIHDGLARGIREAAKALDKRQAHLCVLASNCDEPTYVKLVEALCAEHQINLIKVDDNKKLGEWVGLCKIDREGKPRKVVGCSCVVVKDYGKESQAKDVIEEYFKCKK